A region of the Cyanobium usitatum str. Tous genome:
TGCGCTGGAACGAGCCCCTGCCCCTCACAAAAGAGCTGGTGGGCGGCGGAGCCGGCTGGATGGCCAACAAACCGGTGGGCACCCGCTTCCCGTTTTTTGAAGCGGCCACCGAAATGATCCGGGTGAGCGACAACAGCGCCACCAACCTGCTGATCAAGCGTCTAGGCGGCAAAACGACCCTCAATGAGCGTTTCAGCGCCATGGGCCTCCCTGCGACGGCAGTCAACAACTGGCTGCCCGATCTCGACGGCACCAACACCACCAGCAGCCGCGACCTGGCCAGGTCGATCGCCATGGTGGATATCGGCGAAAGTCTTAGTCCCCGGGCTCGCGACCTATTTAGAGAAATCATGGGCAGCTCCCGCACCAACACCCTGATTCCCTTGGGCCTGCTCCAGGGGCTCGGCAAAGACTCCGCCGATCCCGACAGCGAGCTGCTCAGTTTTGGCATCACCGTCTACAACAAAACCGGAGATATCGGCATTGCCTACGCCGACGCGGCCCTGATCCAGCTCCCCAACGGCCAGCGCGCCGTGGCGGCCTTCATGGTGAAAGGTCCGTTCAACGACCCCCGCTCCACCGATCTGATCCGCGCCATGGCCGCTGAAGTTTCAAAAACCCTGGTAGGCCGCAAATGAACCGTCCTCGCCTGCTCCAGGCCAGCTGGCTGCCCCTGCTGCTGCTAACCAGCCTGGCTGCCCCCGCCGCCCTGAGCCAGACCTCACCCGTGCTGCGCCCCCAAACCGTGGCGCCCTTGAGCGGCGGGCTGGACCAGCTGCTGTTGATAAACGACAACAATCCCGAGCTGATTCGCGAGCCCGGGATCCTGCTTTCC
Encoded here:
- a CDS encoding serine hydrolase: MGIGLGVVTGTSLKLLAPRLAQGASKAPSLDLGAARNSKGLDPGQFEARTELAAMSKRWGELAAAQKDLSASAFLLVLDDGRFAQLQPDLPLPAASSIKTPILLVGLEDLDNGKLRWNEPLPLTKELVGGGAGWMANKPVGTRFPFFEAATEMIRVSDNSATNLLIKRLGGKTTLNERFSAMGLPATAVNNWLPDLDGTNTTSSRDLARSIAMVDIGESLSPRARDLFREIMGSSRTNTLIPLGLLQGLGKDSADPDSELLSFGITVYNKTGDIGIAYADAALIQLPNGQRAVAAFMVKGPFNDPRSTDLIRAMAAEVSKTLVGRK